The genomic interval AAGTGCTTATGGTTTATTCTTGTTTTGTAAGCATCCGGGTAGGCTTCTGCAGGTAGGTATAACATGTCATTGGTGTCTTGCTATTGGAGTGCCTCCATGTTCTACCACATTTTTTTAGCACCAAAAAAGAGGTGTGGGTCTGTACAGAATGGTTCTCAAAAGTATCAAATTTCTACCAGTCCCTCAAAGTACTAAGTTTGTTTGGATAAATCCTTTCAGACCAAAGTAGTAACAAATTGCCACTCATGCATCTACAGTTCTACTAAGAACCCTTTTTTGTAAATGTTTATTAAGTCAGTGCCTTctgattaattttatatatgcaTATTTGAGAGACAAACCATATCTCAGGCATTTGATCATGCCTACTGTTGTTCTATGCAGTTGATAGTCTAGATTTAGTTCTTTGCAGGAAATGTGCAGCCATACAAGTTTATCCTCCCCCCAACTTGGAAACAGGCTCGTGTAGCAAACATATTATCTGGAAATTACTGTCAGCCAAAATGTGCAGAGCCCTGGGTGGAGGTTAAGTTTGAAGATGAAAAACAGGGAAAGGTTCAGGTAGTGGCTTCGCCTTTGATACGCCTTACAAACAAACCGAATGCAACAATTGAGGACATTGGTAGCCCAGAAAAACTGATTGCTTCTCTTGGGCCATTTGTCACTGGAAATACACTGGATCCAGAAGAACTCCTTGAGACTTCAGTTGAAAAGCTTGGTGATCAGACGGTACATTTCTTTCCATGCCTATGTTGTCTAAACACTCAAGACATGTTAGAAAATGAAGAAACTGAATGAAGTACTCAACCAAtaagtttaatatttaatagtctTTTACTTTCTTCAACTTTGTCACAAAATCAATGATATTGACGAGTTCCTATCCTACGCAGACAGAACAAGAATGTTTCAGTTGAAGCGCTTCACTAAAATGACCATGTAGAAGATGTTTATACACAAATATATCATACAAGTAGCAATAAGAAATTACAGAAAACAAAAGTATTTAAAACTCTGGAGGGTGCAGAATTCTTAGCTAGTGTCGTTTTACTATTAACATGGTATTTTAGCTATTCATGTGTTGCAATAAGGTGCTTATTACAGTTTTATCCATATGTCTGTTCTTAAATAAGAAACCCCATGTGCAGTGTGCACCCCcaattaaaaaagataaacagAACATAACCAAACTTTTTTTATCCactgaaactcacaccactatAGATTTCATTGCATACGcttctttttaaatattttcttttcatgtTCTTGGCTAAATATTGTTTAGTTATTAACAGTTATTAGTGACTAACATTCTGAATGGTATCTGCAGTACTACAAATATGTGCTTGAAACTCCATATGCTCTCACTGGCACACACAATCTTGCAAAAGCAACAGCAAAGGGAAACACTGTCGTTCTGTTTGTGGTTAGTGC from Phaseolus vulgaris cultivar G19833 chromosome 1, P. vulgaris v2.0, whole genome shotgun sequence carries:
- the LOC137813903 gene encoding psbP domain-containing protein 6, chloroplastic, with the translated sequence MATFPFTSIFPLTLSSSSSSSSSKVSTFHAFRASTSEYVSSQHTPRREFLKGLALMPLLPLVLREPPPSHAREVEVGSFLPPSPSDPSFVLFTASPKDTPALRAGNVQPYKFILPPTWKQARVANILSGNYCQPKCAEPWVEVKFEDEKQGKVQVVASPLIRLTNKPNATIEDIGSPEKLIASLGPFVTGNTLDPEELLETSVEKLGDQTYYKYVLETPYALTGTHNLAKATAKGNTVVLFVVSASDKQWQTSEETLKAVLDSFQV